CCTGTATGAAGGGAACTACGCAACGCTTTTACTACTTCATAAACAAGCGTTTCACGGATAGGCGCATCAAATACTTCCGCCTTTACTTCCCGTTCATACTGTAATTGACCTTGTGTATCGATAACTGGAATTACAGCCATGGCTTATGATTTCCTTTTTATTTTTACGGTATGCTTAATTTCAACTAACTCACCATTTGCTCCTGGGATAGCCCCACGAACTACGAGTAAATTTTTCTCAGGGACAATGTCCACAATCTCTAAATTTTGAACTGTAACTCGAACATTACCCATGTGTCCCGGAAGTCCTTTACCTTTATATACTTCCGCAGGATAGGCACTCTGCCCAATTGAGCCCGGACGACGATGGAAATTAGAACCGTGTGTTCCGGGACCTCCACTGTATCCGAACCTCTTTACAACACCGGCAAAACCTCTGCCCTTCGATTTTCCGGACACATCAACACGGTCACCTATCTTGAAAATATCAAGTTTAACCTCGTCACCGGGTTTAAGAGGGCTATCCGGCTCTACACGTAGTTCTTTTAGAAACCGTTTCGGATTCACCCCAAACTTCTCAAAATGTCCCTTCAGGGGTTTTGTGCAACGTTTCGGTTTTATATCCTCAAAACCGAGTTGAACGGCTTCATAACCATCTTTATCTTTCGTTTTTCGTTGAATGACGACACACGGACCTGCTTGGACCAGAGTCACCTCTATCCACTGTCCATCCTGTGTAAAGATTCGCGTCATTCCTAATTTTTTACCCAGAATTCCCGTTGCCATTCTTGGGATATCCTTACTATTTAATCGTTAAAAATGTTTTCATTGTTTATTACTTCATCACTGCTTAACTTCCACATCAACCCCCGGAGGCAAAGCCAACTTGGTTAATTCTTCAACAGTGGCTTGTCCCGGATTGATGATGTCGATTAATCTCTTATGAACACGCATCTCAAACTGTTCTCTTG
The window above is part of the Candidatus Hydrogenedens sp. genome. Proteins encoded here:
- the rplC gene encoding 50S ribosomal protein L3, which produces MATGILGKKLGMTRIFTQDGQWIEVTLVQAGPCVVIQRKTKDKDGYEAVQLGFEDIKPKRCTKPLKGHFEKFGVNPKRFLKELRVEPDSPLKPGDEVKLDIFKIGDRVDVSGKSKGRGFAGVVKRFGYSGGPGTHGSNFHRRPGSIGQSAYPAEVYKGKGLPGHMGNVRVTVQNLEIVDIVPEKNLLVVRGAIPGANGELVEIKHTVKIKRKS